A single Arachnia propionica DNA region contains:
- a CDS encoding TetR/AcrR family transcriptional regulator — protein sequence MTRARPLPPAERRASLIAATRQLILDHGPEVTTRQVAEAAKVAEGTLFRVFPTRRDLIAATIADHLSPERLADIFAAAPTTTTVDETTEVCLSTAADYVTTFGRFIPRPHRGGDQDEIRFRIMELWEARVCDIAGWMRDRLAPHEAELTIPVKDFTHLVITLAMGYAHGRSPDTSLNPATLARLALDGARRKDSL from the coding sequence ATGACCCGTGCCCGACCGCTTCCGCCCGCCGAACGAAGGGCGTCGTTGATTGCCGCGACCCGCCAGTTGATCCTGGACCACGGTCCCGAGGTGACCACCCGGCAGGTGGCGGAAGCCGCCAAGGTGGCCGAGGGAACCCTGTTCAGGGTGTTCCCGACCCGACGCGACCTGATCGCCGCCACCATCGCCGACCACCTCTCCCCCGAGCGGCTCGCCGACATCTTCGCCGCGGCCCCCACCACCACGACCGTAGACGAGACCACCGAGGTGTGTCTGTCCACCGCCGCCGACTACGTCACCACCTTCGGGCGTTTCATCCCCCGACCGCACCGGGGCGGCGACCAGGACGAGATCCGGTTCCGGATCATGGAGCTGTGGGAGGCCCGGGTCTGTGACATCGCGGGCTGGATGCGTGACCGCCTGGCCCCGCACGAGGCCGAGTTGACGATCCCGGTCAAGGACTTCACCCATCTCGTCATCACCCTGGCGATGGGGTATGCGCACGGCAGATCTCCCGATACCAGCTTGAACCCCGCCACCCTGGCGCGCCTCGCCCTCGACGGAGCCCGCAGGAAGGATTCCCTGTGA